TGCTCGTTATACCCAtcaccttttcaacatttgggcactgttttcactctcatatgcaaagaaaacctacaaataagAGAGTGGCCTTAGAAATACCTGAAATAAATTATGGTGAGGCGTTGTGAAGATTTGCATTGCTCTCTTGTCTCGCCGCTGGTGCTGTCGAGaatgtcatcacttcactttgtgtgtgtgggtgtttgggtgtatatGGGCATATTGTGGATGTGTTgcggggtgtttgagtgtgtttatggggtgtataagcaacaccaaacaccacacggcCATCACCACTAAATTTGTTGACAAGCACTCGGCCCaccacacttctttcctccttacacactaatcccttatcaacaccactgccacaccttacacacctgttccttggtgcattaataacctccaccacctctgtcacggCACTGTCACCTCTATACAGGCTGAAAATATAACGGCACTCCAGTGAGGCCAACCGTGTGTCTTGGCGGGAGGTACCGACGCCATCATCAGCTGTGGCTCTTTGAACCTGATTTTGCATAGTACCAAACAGCATCAAAAACGTACCAAATCTGAACAAAACGTACAAatgtaaaatgtaaaaataaaaaaaataaaaaaaaaaaataatatatatatatatatatatatatatatatatatatatatataacgtataataaaaacaaattttcTTACCTTGACTAAAGATTAAAttcgttttgtgtttttgtggagTCCACTTTGGCTCATTTTAGATAAAAGAACCTGAAAGGATGCCATGTTTTGCAACTGTAGTCCTGAACATACATTTGCTACGTATCAACCATTCAAACTCTGATGTAtctgttctttgtttttatgtttgaaCAAAAAAATCCTTTCTGCGAAAACAATGACAGAACATCAGGTTCATCATAATTAGAGATATTCAAATCTTGCCTCATCACCACACTTTTCAAGTGAACAACATACCAAATTTTCAGGCTCCTCAATGCTACACTTAGAGCTGGCAGTTCACATgaaattatttctctctctgttaagaTCTTCATACGCACTCTTCTCAATTATGGTACGTGTGGATACTGTAGTCAGGTGACTGTACTTTGGTAGAGAGGTGTGAATCTCAAAAAGACTTGTGTGACAATATGTATATTTATAATTTACACTGCTGGTGCTGTGTAAtgttatttacataaatattgtgtgtgtttattattatcacaataTATgcgtattttatttaattaaatatCTCATACAAGGAAATGGAAACAGTCACACAGTTGGGTTTATTTTCAATATGAATTCAACAATCCACAACACAGTTTagtacctttattaatagaccTCCACCACCTTTGTTAAAATACCAAATATATACGGCACCAAAATTCCAACCGTGTGTCTACAAAGGAATTgactctcttctccttgcccgctataaattccaatactatgtccttgTATGTGTTCAATTCTCACTATTTGAAGGTTATCAGGGAATTATGTGTGGATTATTCAGTGTTATTATGGTTTTAGTTTATTTGAAGATACAAGTACGTAGCCGTGGTGAGCtgcaaaatgtcgacattactAAACTCAGCATTCACAACACAAtaaattccaatactatgtcTTTGCTTGTGTTAAATTTTCAGTATTTGAAAGTTATCTGGGAATTATGTGTGGAATAttcaatgtttttatggttttagtctGTTTGAAGATACAAGTAGCTGTGGTGAGGGGCTTCAAAATGTCAACATTACCAAACTCAACATTCACCACACATAATATATAAACCTAtttaaaaatacagaaataaataagaaaagaatccaAAAACAACCAGAATAAcacataaacataaaaaaaatgataaacagtgagagatgagacaaaatatcgacattaccaccaccaccaccaccattacaaatcACGACATTCAAAACCAATAAAAAGCAacaccaataaataaaaataataaaaacacaaaatgtgtgtgtggtgatagagggaaagagagcagtgtggtgtatggtgtgtggtgacagtggcgtgtgtgtagtgataaagtggaagaaagcagtgtggtgtatggtgtgtgtgtggtgatagagtggaagagagcagtgtggtgtatggtgtgtggtgacagtggcgtGTGTAGTGATAGAGTGGAAGAAAGCAGTGTGGTGATTGAGtgaaagagagcagtgtggtgtatgcATTGTgtgtggtaacagtggtgtgtgtgtgtgtgtgtgtgtgtgtgatagagtgGAAGACAGCAGTGTGGTacgtgtatggtgtgtggtgacagtggtgtgtgtggtgataatcACCACACAtgctacgctctctctctctctctctctctctctctctctcattaaaagtGATAGCTAATTGCGCATTGATTATTTTCCTGACAATATTCTTATATCTTATGATAGtcttatattcttctttaaGTGTCTGTGTGACTTCGCCGAACTCTTCTTTAAGTGTCTgtgtgacatatatatatatatatatatatatatatatatatatatatatatatatatatatatatatatatatatatatatatatatatatatatatatatatatatatataagatatcGCTACTGAAGAAGGGTCTAGCGAACATGACTAGCTTCGGCGAAGTCACACAGACActtaaagaagaatataaaactatcataagataaaaggagaatattGCCAGGAAAATAATCAATGCGCAATTAGCTATCACTTTCAATCACTCCGTTTCCATCcttgcttgtgtttgttttccaggCATATGTTGCAGTTGTCATTTCGTGTATATAGCAGTCCTTCTTACCTTGAAACAGAATTCCGGTGTCCGATTATATTTTTAATAACTAACTTGGCTAGACTGAACCTTACAGTATGTATATTCCCTCGGGAGTGCTAAAGTATATTCCCTCGTGAGCGCCTAAGACTGAACCTTATGTATTATTCCCTCGGCAGTCGTGTAAATACCAGAGTGAACCAGTCACcgcctcaccagtcaccagtcaccacaggCTCCACGTCATGTGCCCCAGTCTGCAGCCTGCACCCACACCCTCGCTCAACCATCCACCCACCATACACAGGCTGCACGCCTTGTACTTGTCACACGTAGCCGTCCTACCAACTCCTCAATGACCTACAACTTAGGGACAATCTAAAGCCACCCTAACCTACTTGATAAAGTGTTCAAAGGCTGCCGCTGTAATGAGCCCCATAGTCACTTCCGTCAGAGGCATCCACAAGGAAGTCCACCGTTTATGACATTGATTAGTGAAGCATAGGGAGGCATCAACTAGTGGCGTTGGTGTTACTCTGCTGGTATAGTCCATCCTtcaaatagcagcagcagtaacaggaataccctttcttcctttaagctGAAATACGCCAGTCAGCAATTTGGGAGGCTGAGACATGATGGAATGATGGAGTCTCTTCTTTATGTGAATATATTGCAACTAGCGTTACATTTCCCGCTTCTAACAATAGAACAGCTGGGCTAATAATgttctatttattcatgttaACCTTCGCGCAAGTTCTTTGACACCGTTTTTCTAGAGTCTACTTTACCATGCTCTCTAAAAATAGTTATTTCAGATTCCTTGCTGTTTAAGCAATGATAAAGTAGTTCGTGACGAGCATATCTATCAATAATTTGTATAAAAGCATTgtagctagttttttttttttttcttatcgagTAAATGCTGAATCAATGAAGAACTACTCGAATTTGTGGTACGACACGTTTTCCCGTCAGtgctaaataaaaacaaacccaCGTGTGTGCCAGCAAGGAGGGATCGCGAGGCTGCTACCATGGCTGCTGATTCCAAGGATGTTGTGGTGGAATTAGGTTTCGTAGAGAAAACACCGGCATGGAAGCTGAACTCCAAGTTCTTCCCCAGCAAGGTGATGTTTGCTTAGGTCCCACAGCGGCCCCCAGCTCAGGGCGAGCCACCGCCAATCGGGACAAATTCACCCACTCCTGTCTTGTTTAGTTTTCTTCAGTAAATTAAAATCTGGAGTGTATCACTTTGCCTAAATCTtcatagatgttttttttttttttttttaatagtgtcTTGGGAAGTGATGTAATTCTGCGATGTTCTGGCTTTCCTGAAATCTTACTATTTTGTTAAATAGCATCATTCagttagcattttttttcttttctttctataatcATGTTATGCTCGTCATTGTGATTGACGAGCTAATCCAGTAAACTGAAATTTAATTATAAAATTGTAATGCTCCTGCCATGGAGACAAAGTGGTGCTGATAAAGTTTTGCCCCCTTAACTGTTAGGTCATTGGGAGATTATTTTTAGGACTTAAATAAATGGTAGTTGTTGGGTATTAGAAGAGCTGGGCATTATGGCACTAAGTTGTGACTTCGTGATTTTGCCACACTGAATTTTTTAGTTGCAGACATTTTTAGAAAGTTGGACTAAGCAAAGTCACATTGCCAATTTTCTGTGACTTttgctatgattttttttttttttttacaccatgtgagcttttcatgggaatttctgggctaaaggctttttggggtacctcctatctcaaagcccacccactaggaaaccattgccccgagtgaggaagcccaacctacactcagaccgtggacaggattcgaacccgtgtgcttggagatccctaggatcccaaagcacgcatggttccactgtaccacggtggcaCTTTGAACAGGAAcaaagatgattttttttttttaagaaattgCCATggctggaggagaaaatgggccAGGAGgacatgaaatatatatatatatatatatatatatatatatatatatatatatatatatatatatatatatatatatatatatatatatatatatatatatatatatatatatatatatatatatatatatatatatatatatatatatatatatatatatatatatatatatatatatataaaggaaataataaatatgtGTTCCTCTGCCTTATAAAAACATGTTTCTGTTAtcatgcctctttttttttttttttcttttctaggttTTACGTATAGTTTCACTGTAGTGTTAGGGAACAGTGCCTCAGGATAGAGAACTTTGGTTTTGGCTTATGGGAACTCTTGACCCAAGTGGATGCCTTTCCTAACCTCAGACCATGGTCAGAATTTGAACCTGTGCGCTTGAGGATCCAGAGGCCCCCAAAGTGCACACGGTCCGTCCCACTACACCACGGCGGCCCTGTTATCATGCTCAAGTTTACTTTGTAATTTAGTGGTCACACTAAGGAAAAAAGTTGTAGTCGCAAAGTTCCAAGTTGCACTGGGAAAGCAAAAACTAGAGTCACAGAGTCACAGTCACACCATATTTGGCAACAAAGTTGCACCTGAAAAAATTGAAATTGCCCCCAGCCCTGAATATTAGGTTGATGATGGAGCTGATGTGAGATAACAAGAGTGGTTTTCCTGTGGGCCAAGCCTCATGTTTCTGCTGTAAATAAAGACTAAACAGATATACAATTTCAATATATATTTACTCAAGTTCTTACTAGTACTCCCTGATGCTGTATTACCTCAATTCCTTGGAGTAGTTTTTGGATCACAGGTTAGAACTGTGAAGTCCATATACTGTAATGCTGTTTGTCTATCACATTTATTTGTGAAAATTTTTCTTTacactatttatctttttttttttttacaatctcTGTGTAGGTTGGAGGATGGCCAGCTTGGCTTGCCCTCAAGGGTCTACCCACCCCTGAGGAACTTGCATGTCGCCACTGCAAGAAGCCGCTCATTTTCCTCTGCCAGGTTTATGCTCCATtccatgaaaaatatgaaacctGCTTTCACAGGTACATCTTTTGGGACTTGAACATTCAGATGCTTGCAGTAACTTATTCATATCCTTGACCATGAATTTTGCAGTTATTTATGATAATTGATGCAAAATACCCAAATGATTTTCTTGCTAATTGACTTGCTTCCAGAacaatgtttgtgtttgtgtgccgTGATCCTGACTGCTGCCGGGACAATGACGCCTTCAACATCCGAGTGTTTCGCTCACAGTTACCAAGAAAAAATGATTTCTACCCTAATGAACCTGCTAAGGTGGGTGAATCATACATTTCTGTCCCTGATGTAAATGTATATATGACTGATAAAAATCATTAGTTACTCAAATGACAAACTTTTGCAGGAGGTAGAGGCTGGAGCAGAAAGTCCTGGTGCCGGGGACTTGAACCACTTATGCCGTGTTTGTGGTGCTCTTGGACCAAAGGTGgatatttcatttattgttcATCAGTGACATTATGCTTCAGTTTAATGTTGGCTGTGGCTCATATGGAATGATATACTGACACTCAGAATGAGTAACTGCACCTGACTGATTCTTATGCTGCTTTTGTTTCCCGTCAGACTTGTGGAAGCTGCCATGTTGCTCGCTATTGTTCAAAAGACCATCAGGCATTAGATTGGAAAGGAGGACACAAGGCTGAATGTAAGAATCCAGGTAATGTGCTGATTATCATACTTTTTGTCTGACCTACCAGTTATATAATCTTTAGACTTAAGTGATGTTATCATCAGTGACCCATTTATCACAGTGTATAGTGATGTTAGGAATCACAGCTGAACTTATACATTATAGACTGACAAACTAAATTAATATACTTTGTCCAAGCAGAAATAGTGTACTGTACTTTGTAAATTCAATATTTTCATATGtgaatatataatttttacaATATACGCTATACTCTCCATTAGTTTGATAATTTTGTCTCTAGTATAATCAGTTTGAAATAGTTTATTTTGTAAATAACTTGCTGTCCACAGAGAGTGTTAGTAAAAGGTGTTCAAAGTCAACTGCTAAGCTCCTCTTCCCTGAGTACGAGATAGAGTTGGAACCAGAGGAACAGGAGGCTGCTAGAGAGAAGACTGAGGATGAGGTGATGAAAGAATATGAGGAGCTGCTGAGGTCTGGACAGGTTACCCATCAAGATGATGATGGTTAGTAAAATATCTTGGCAACTATTGCCAAGGATGATAAATATTGTTTGATTTTagttaagaggagaaagaatgaggaatgaagtAAGCGACAGGCAGACAATTGAGAAAGTAGTGTTTGAAAGTTCTGCTTCTTACTCAGCTATGCGTGCACTGTGCTGTAATGAGGTAAGCAACCATACAGGAACCACTTTTTTGTGGTCAGTGGCCACCatgaaaaaatggtaaaaataaaaccCACACATATGATACGACTATAATATGAATGGTGTCAAATTGGAGATAtcgaaagaggaaatggatttgggagtgacagtTACAGATGACTTGACTccagacaaacatacaaataGAATTGTAAAGGGTATGATGAATTTATTAAAGAGGGTGCGAGTGGCCTTTTCGTATCTTGATGAAAGGATGATTAAGAGGATGTTGATTTCTGTGATATGACCAAAATTGGAATATGCGGCAGTCGTGTGGtctcctcataaaaagaaaaatatcatgaaGTTGGAAAGAATACAGAGAGCAATTACAAAGATGGTTCCAAATTTAAGTACTTTGACCTATGGAGAAAGATTGAGGAAATTGGACATTACTActttggaagagaaggaaaagaggagatttgATACATGTTTATAGAATTGTTAATGGTATGGAGGATGTGGATAAAGAAGACTTTTTACTATTGGACACATGCAGTACAAGAGGATATGGTTTGAAGTTGAAAAGGGGTTTTTATAGAAGAGATGTCAAGAAGTATAGTTTCCCTCATAGAGTTGTGAACAGTTGGAATGAACTTGATTAGGAGATTGTAATGGCTGGGACTGTGCATACTTAAGAAGAAATTTGATAAAAGATTTAGAGATGGGACACCATGAGTTTACTTCCCTTTTGTaaaccacaactaggtaaatacatctcTATGGCTGCATACATATGGGCCACTTTTTCGTGGGAACCATGTAATAGTGGCAAGCAGAGGTGGGCAGGTCCATTTTTCTGACCACACAACTGTGGCCACCCACAGTGGACAGCAATAGAaaccattattttcaaaggcagcACGCACACAAGCCACTTTTAGTTGTGTCCACCTTGTCATCTGTGTCATAGTCAACTACTTTTACGTtgagtgaagaaggtggaagacaTGTTTCAGTTGTTTGACTGTGAAGCATTGATTGCACAGGTCAAGAAAAGACTAGGACTTCATGATTtccaacaaaagaaatatagtgataagaatataaaaaaaaaagctggagtAATCTTTCActtggagaaagaaatgagaaaggtaaCACAATATActttattgaaagaaaaaacattgtTCATCAATAAATTTTGTTAcacctgcctgcttgtctgtctctttgtatgttagtatgtatgcatgtctgtatatgtgtgtatatgttaatgtgtgtgtgtgtgtgcacacatttatatactaatattttttccttgatatACTCGTATAATAACAGTGACCTCATCAGTGGCTGCTACCGAATGGCTCATGTGCAAGGTGCATCTACTCACCACTTCAGTGGCAACCATTTTTGGTGGCAGCCACTTTTCATTGTGACCACTGACCACAAAAGAGTGGCTTGTGTGCACCTAGCCATAGTGCTTGCCTCAAAGTATCCACATTTCTATTGGCCGAGAGGTGATGACTCACCATGATCACACACGGTGATTAGTCCTGGTACTTCTCTTAGGCTTTTGCCTCGCATGGGGAGTGAAaaaaatcgttttttttttttttttatcataatcagACTTTGTGAACTTATGTTTTGGATTTTCTAAATATGTCAGGTATCTCGTAAAAGAGCTTGTGACAACTCAGTTTTGATCTGGATGTTGCTTATCTTACAGATAGGCAGGGAGCGCCACAATTATGCAGTTGTTCTTTATTTTGAAAATATTAAGTATgctttttaatgcaagagtaattcttttcttttttcagactCTGATACAGAAAATGATCTGGTGAATATGGCCACCAAAGAAACTGACAAACAATTCCAGAAGTTCCGGACAAGAATTAAAGACTATCCAGACCAGGTGGGTGTCCTGTGTGACATGCTCTGGTGATGCACAGGGACCAGATCTCTTAACTCAAGAgatctatttgtctttcttagGCCTACTCCAATAAACTCAGATCTCTTAATTCTACAGGATAATCATTTCATCATTGCCACACTTAGGCTTTCACCATCTCATTCCACTATTCATTAACCCAAATTGGAATTTACATTACTGAAGATGAGTTGAGTGAGTACCTATTGTCTAATGTACTTGTATTGAGAAAGCCTCCTGTTCTTCCCATTTGTTAGATACTGCGTTACGACCGGGAAGGTGAGCCCCTCTGGGTGTCCTCAAGTAATAAGGTGACACAAGTGCCAGACTGCCCTGGCTGTGGAGCTCCCCGACAGTTTGAGTTTCAGGTTGGTGGATGTGCTCAAGTTCAGGAATTTCAAAGTTAAAACATTGGGTAAATTAATGACAAAGTTCAGATGATAGCTAATGGCTTGTGTTTTAATATTGTATTTTCTTGCAACATCAGGTAATGCCACAACTGTTGGTCCATCTGAAGGTGGACAGTGCAGGGCAGAGCATTGACTGGGGCACAGTATTGGTGTACTGCTGTTCCCAGAGCTGCCAGCAGGATCGATCTTATGTAGAGGAGGTGGTCTTCAAGCAGGACTATGCACCTATAGAGGAAGTGATGAAGAACCAGTCATAAACATGGCTCAAGTAGTGAGTGTGTTCAGTAATGAATTGTTTTCCCTGTTTTATTGTACATTATCTATCTAATATTTAAAACTGTATGGTATGATGAGTaataaaaatcatatatatatatatattaacattaCTCTATCCGGcatctttattatctatctatctatatatatatatatatatatatatatatatatatatatatatatatatatatatatatatatatatatatatatatataatacaataATTTACAACCAGTATTTGCTAAATATTTAATAGCAATATTATTTTCATGAGGTGATATGGAATGTTTAGCAGCAGAGCAAGAAATTGGTTCACCAATATATTTTACCATCACATAAAAAGTCTTTGGTTAAGTAATCATAAATTACTTTTCTATCTTGAGTATCTCCAGaatttaataataatggtatttTTCCAACACAAGCCTTCAACACATACAGTAAGGCAGACAGGAGCTCTTGATGCATTCTGCTCAACTTGGGAACgtgtaaaaataatatatacactATTAAAATGTGAAGATACAATGAAGTGTGGACTCTCGCCATTCATACTATTGGCAATATTTACATTTTATAAATAGTATACATCAACCCCAAAACTGGGCTTTGAACAATGTTTTCAAATGAACCCCAAAATTATCATGATATTTTACTGCTGAAGCAGTCCATACTCTAATATGGCCTTCTAAATggcaaacaaaatataataaacctTCTTTCAGAAGtaattatatataataataattcatacAGAAACTCATTATATACATTAATTCTATGAACAGGCCGTACAAATACAATATTTGCAAGTAAAATTTTGTTGTACTACATGGTAAATACATAATCTGTTAAGTCTGCAATACAAATAATTTCGAGTTC
The Portunus trituberculatus isolate SZX2019 chromosome 30, ASM1759143v1, whole genome shotgun sequence DNA segment above includes these coding regions:
- the LOC123510989 gene encoding programmed cell death protein 2-like, which produces MAADSKDVVVELGFVEKTPAWKLNSKFFPSKVGGWPAWLALKGLPTPEELACRHCKKPLIFLCQVYAPFHEKYETCFHRTMFVFVCRDPDCCRDNDAFNIRVFRSQLPRKNDFYPNEPAKEVEAGAESPGAGDLNHLCRVCGALGPKTCGSCHVARYCSKDHQALDWKGGHKAECKNPESVSKRCSKSTAKLLFPEYEIELEPEEQEAAREKTEDEVMKEYEELLRSGQVTHQDDDDSDTENDLVNMATKETDKQFQKFRTRIKDYPDQILRYDREGEPLWVSSSNKVTQVPDCPGCGAPRQFEFQVMPQLLVHLKVDSAGQSIDWGTVLVYCCSQSCQQDRSYVEEVVFKQDYAPIEEVMKNQS